From Melopsittacus undulatus isolate bMelUnd1 chromosome 19, bMelUnd1.mat.Z, whole genome shotgun sequence, a single genomic window includes:
- the TMEM59L gene encoding transmembrane protein 59-like yields MAARSPRALLALGLALAAAAGATDPFSPQLGDTSGCRGQCGRSLQRRADADAVLNACYRGCRLFSICHFVDASAELNTTRAECEAACTEAYSSAEEQFGCVTGCRKQLPEVENRKEKSLELKVPSFSMFDLVSTFCNDIVSSAQSFISSTWTFYLQADDGKVVVFQSQPEMEYPVLAVPETQPAQPGPGPGPHVPQHHTGPRGKGEKPPVKEPRGKAKGQHPEPPAPEHDFLGCMSKRSGLPRWILAACLFLSIMVMLWLSCASLVTAPEQHVKTQPLSINGDKEYLEDLDGPSAFPLPPVIAVTLCPEHGGEDAGPLPLKVDLDKTIL; encoded by the exons ATGGCCGCCCGCAGCCCCCGGGCCCTGCTCGCCCTCGGCCTGGCCCTGGCGGCCGCCGCCGGTGCCACGGACCCGTTCTCGCCCCAGCTGGGAGACACCTCCGGGTGCCGCGGGCAGTGCGGCCGCAGCCTCCAGCGCAGGGCCGATGCC GATGCTGTTCTCAACGCCTGTTACCGGGGCTGCCGGCTGTTCTCCATCTGTCACTTCGTGGATGCGAGTGCAGAGCTGAACACAACCAGAGCCGAGTGTGAGGCAG CCTGCACTGAGGCCTACAGCAGCGCAGAGGAGCAGTTTGGCTGCGTGACCGGGTGCCGCAAGCAGCTGCCCGAGGTGGAGAACAGGAAGGAGAAG agcctggagctgAAGGTGCCATCGTTCTCCATGTTCGATCTGGTCTCCACCTTCTGCAACGACATCGTCAGCTCTGCCCAGAGCTTCATCTCCTCCACTTGGACCTTCTACCTGCAGGCAGACGATGGCAAAGTTGTGGTGTTCCAG TCCCAGCCTGAGATGGAGTATCCAGTCCTTGCGGTGCCGGAGACCCAGCCAGCGCAGCCAGGACCAGGACCCggtccccatgtcccccagcaccacacag GCCCCcgggggaagggggagaagcCCCCGGTGAAGGAGCCAAGGGGCAAAGCCAAGGGGCAGCACCCGGAGCCGCCGGCACCGGAGCATGACTTCCTGGGCTGCATGTCCAA GCGCTCGGGCCTTCCTCGCTGGATCCTGGCCGcctgcctcttcctctccatCATGGTGATGCTGTGGTTGAGCTGTGCCAGTCTGGTGACTGCCCCCGAGCAGCACGTCAAGACGCAG CCTCTGAGCATCAATGGGGACAAGGAGTACCTGGAGGACCTGGATGGCCCCAGCGCCTTCCCCCTGCCGCCTGTCATTGCCGTCACCCTCTGCCCCGAACACGGTGGGGAGGATGCGGGGCCACTGCCCCTCAAAGTCGACCTGGACAAGACCATCCTGTAG